CCAGCGCGGGCTTAACGCCGTATCGGTCGGATCTTTTAAGATTGGTTATGCCCCCGCTGAATGGGATGGCTTATTGAAATATGCCGCATCCAAGGGCGTTTCAGAATCGGTCCTTGAAAAGGCCGGGCTGATTATGCCAGGCAAGAATAATGGTTTTTATGACAGGTTCAGAGCCAGGGTCATTTTCCCGATATTTGATGCGCGTTCAAGGATTGTGGCTTTTGGCGGCAGGATACTTGATGATTCACTGCCTAAGTATATGAACTCTCCCGAAAGCCAGCTTTACGTTAAAGGCAGGCATCTATACGGTTTGAACCTTGCCATAGACGAGATCAGGAAGAAGGATTATATAATTATTGTAGAAGGGTATTTAGACCTCATACTTCCATTCCAGAACGGTATAAAAAACATCGCGGCCACACTGGGAACAGCCCTTACCGTTGAACAAATAAGGCTTATAAAAAAGTTTACGAATAACGCGGTCATAGTATATGATGCCGATGCCGCCGGTGAAGCAGCGTCGTTGAGGGGGCTGGACATGCTTGTTTCCGAAGGGCTTTTTGTAAAAGTTGCCACTCTGGATAAAGGCTCTGACCCCGATAGTTATGTCCGGCAGTATGGCGCTGAAAAGCTTGTAAACGTCATAGAAGGCGCCCCCGATCTTTTTGACTACAAGCTGGGATTATTGCTTAATAGGTACGATCCGGCAAAATCCGAGGACAAGGCCCGCATAGCTTCGCAGATGCTTCCGACAATAAAGAAAGTAGAAAACAGCGTGCTAAGGTCCGACTATATAAAAAGACTGTCAAGGGCGCTTTTTGTGCAGGAAAATGTTTTGCTTGATGAATTATCAAAAATAAAATCCGATTATTCTTTTACCGAACAAATAAAAAGTGAACAGCCCGCGAACAGCATACCCCCGGC
This sequence is a window from Candidatus Omnitrophota bacterium. Protein-coding genes within it:
- the dnaG gene encoding DNA primase — protein: MAKDLETVVEQIHSKLNIADIIGSYIPLKRAGSNFKACCPFHHEKTPSFVVSPVKGIYHCFGCGAGGDMISFVMKHESLEFMEALRLLADKAGIDISGVKGNYKHGLPEGKSLSGLYNANQLAADYYNAVLLGSPKAASGRKYLAQRGLNAVSVGSFKIGYAPAEWDGLLKYAASKGVSESVLEKAGLIMPGKNNGFYDRFRARVIFPIFDARSRIVAFGGRILDDSLPKYMNSPESQLYVKGRHLYGLNLAIDEIRKKDYIIIVEGYLDLILPFQNGIKNIAATLGTALTVEQIRLIKKFTNNAVIVYDADAAGEAASLRGLDMLVSEGLFVKVATLDKGSDPDSYVRQYGAEKLVNVIEGAPDLFDYKLGLLLNRYDPAKSEDKARIASQMLPTIKKVENSVLRSDYIKRLSRALFVQENVLLDELSKIKSDYSFTEQIKSEQPANSIPPAEKIIISLMMEDEAIARNVRTVLDREEFANEDIRGIVDVIYCLLDEKKIPNGRKVIERVGNERLGSIICEAFEESEKLIDRRKTLHDCVVRVKRDCLARKRQTLTLMIGQAEAKGDDAGRMRLIKQFDALKNERI